In Hymenobacter aquaticus, a single window of DNA contains:
- a CDS encoding alpha/beta fold hydrolase yields MQLHFRELGAGNPLVILHGLFGTSDNWQTLAKRWAETHRVIVVDLRNHGRSPQTAEHSYELMSQDVLELFDQLQLQHVTLMGHSMGGKVAMRFALDHPTRLDKLIVLDIAPRLSDMRHQDDILAGLHAVNLATIESRQQADDALAQHIPQLGVRQFLLKNLYRRDDNSFAWRPNLAALTEHMPAIGAEITGPTPFLKPALFVRGGKSDYVSTEDKLYAIPALFPNSQVETVVDVGHWLHAEKPDEVYALVEAFAKS; encoded by the coding sequence ATGCAACTTCACTTTCGCGAACTGGGCGCCGGCAATCCGCTCGTTATCCTGCACGGCCTCTTCGGCACTTCCGACAACTGGCAGACCCTGGCCAAGCGCTGGGCCGAAACCCACCGCGTCATCGTGGTGGACCTGCGCAACCACGGCCGCTCGCCCCAGACGGCCGAGCACAGCTACGAGCTGATGAGCCAGGACGTGCTGGAGCTCTTCGACCAGCTGCAGTTGCAGCACGTGACGCTGATGGGCCACAGCATGGGCGGCAAAGTGGCCATGCGCTTCGCCCTCGACCACCCCACCCGCCTCGACAAGCTCATCGTGCTCGACATTGCCCCCCGCCTGTCGGATATGCGCCACCAGGACGATATTCTGGCCGGCCTGCACGCCGTGAACCTGGCCACGATTGAATCGAGGCAGCAGGCCGACGACGCGCTGGCCCAGCACATTCCGCAGCTCGGCGTGCGGCAGTTCCTGCTCAAGAACCTGTACCGCCGCGACGACAACTCCTTTGCCTGGCGCCCCAACCTGGCGGCCCTCACGGAGCACATGCCCGCCATCGGCGCCGAAATCACCGGCCCCACGCCCTTCCTGAAGCCCGCTCTATTTGTGCGCGGTGGCAAGTCGGACTACGTGAGCACCGAAGACAAGCTCTACGCCATTCCGGCCCTGTTTCCCAACAGCCAGGTCGAAACCGTGGTGGACGTCGGCCACTGGCTGCACGCCGAGAAGCCCGACGAAGTCTACGCCCTGGTCGAGGCCTTTGCCAAGAGTTGA